A part of Peromyscus maniculatus bairdii isolate BWxNUB_F1_BW_parent chromosome 10, HU_Pman_BW_mat_3.1, whole genome shotgun sequence genomic DNA contains:
- the Upp1 gene encoding uridine phosphorylase 1 produces MAATGTEAKDLENHHNDCFIQLSNPNIATMKEDVLYHFNLSTSTHDFPAMFGDVKFVCVGGSPSRMSAFIRYVAAELGLDHPGKEYPNICVGTDRYAMYKVGPVLSVSHGMGIPSIGIMLHELIKLLYHARCSNVTIIRIGTSGGIGLEPGSVVITQQAVDECFKPEFEQIVLGKRVVRSTSLDARLVQELLQCSSDLNEFPTVVGNTMCTLDFYEGQGRLDGALCSYTEKDKQVYLQAAHAAGVRNIEMESSLFATMCSACGLRAAVVCVTLLDRLRGDQINTPHDVLVEYQQRPQRLVSHFIKKSLGRI; encoded by the exons TGACTGCTTCATTCAACTTTCAAATCCAAACATCGCAACAATGAAGGAAGACGTTCTGTACCATTTCAACCTCAGCACGAGCACACATGATTTCCCTGCTATGTTTGGAGATgtgaag TTCGTGTGTGTTGGTGGAAGCCCTTCCCGGATGAGTGCCTTCATCAGGTATGTGGCTGCCGAGCTGGGCCTTGACCATCCAGGGAAAGAGTACCCCAACATCTGTGTAGGCACTGACCGCTACGCCATGTATAAAGTCGGACCTGTGCTGTCTGTGAGC CATGGCATGGGCATTCCTTCCATCGGGATCATGTTGCATGAGCTCATCAAGTTGCTGTACCACGCCAGATGCTCCAACGTCACCATCATCCGCATCGGCACTTCAGGCGGGATAG GTCTGGAGCCTGGCTCTGTAGTCATCACGCAGCAGGCAGTGGATGAGTGCTTCAAGCCGGAGTTTGAGCAGATTGTCCTGGGGAAGCGGGTGGTCCGCAGCACCAGCCTGGATGCACGGCTGGTGCAGGAACTGCTGCAGTGCTCCTCGGACCTGAATGAGTTCCCCACGGTTGTGGGCAACACCATGTGCACCCTGGACTTCTATGAGG GGCAAGGCCGTCTGGATGGTGCCCTCTGCTCCTACACAGAGAAGGACAAGCAGGTCTATCTGCAGGCAGCCCATGCCGCGGGAGTCCGAAACATCGAGATGGAGTCTTCGTTGTTTGCCACCATGTGCAGTGCCTGTGGCCTGAGAG CGGCTGTGGTGTGTGTGACCCTTCTGGACCGACTGCGAGGGGACCAGATCAACACCCCCCATGATGTGCTGGTGGAATACCAGCAGAGACCTCAGCGACTGGTGAGCCACTTCATCAAGAAGAGCCTGGGGAGGATCTGA